A genomic window from Brevibacillus agri includes:
- a CDS encoding NUDIX hydrolase, with protein MNNYISTMRKLIGHETLLTVGCGAILEDDQGRILLQQKYNRIWGIPGGLLEIGETFAETIHREVLEETNLIVKAMQLFGIYSGKNGFAQYANGDKVFSVQLIFHVTDYTGTVHPNEESTGQPESSSGSVHSGLGKRRNNANCQIKSRSRLACRRS; from the coding sequence ATGAATAACTATATTTCGACCATGCGCAAGCTCATCGGTCACGAGACGTTGTTGACAGTAGGCTGCGGCGCTATTTTGGAAGACGACCAGGGACGCATTTTGTTGCAGCAAAAATACAACCGGATATGGGGCATTCCCGGCGGCCTGTTGGAAATCGGCGAGACGTTTGCGGAGACGATCCACCGCGAAGTGCTTGAGGAAACGAACCTCATCGTCAAAGCAATGCAACTGTTTGGCATCTACTCCGGGAAAAACGGTTTTGCCCAGTACGCCAATGGGGACAAGGTGTTTAGCGTTCAGCTCATTTTTCATGTCACCGACTACACAGGCACCGTCCATCCCAATGAAGAGAGTACCGGACAGCCTGAATCCTCATCAGGCTCCGTTCATTCTGGACTGGGCAAACGGCGCAACAACGCCAATTGTCAAATAAAGTCCAGGTCCCGGCTCGCCTGCCGCCGAAGCTGA
- a CDS encoding ABC-F family ATP-binding cassette domain-containing protein has translation MISTQNVTLRYGKRALFEDVSIKFTPGNCYGLIGANGAGKSTFLKILSGEIEPTSGHVSVTPGERIAVLKQNHFEFDEYDVLKTVIMGHKRLYEIMEEKTALYMKEDFSEEDGNRASQLEGEFEELNGWMAEADAASLLIGLGIPTDLHDKLMKDLSGTEKVRVLLAQALFGNPHILLLDEPTNHLDIESIRWLENFLADYENTVIVVSHDRHFLNKVCTHIADIDFGKIQMYVGNYDFWYESSQLALKMVREQNKKKEEKMKELQEFIARFSANASKSKQATSRKKLLEKITLEDIRPSSRKYPFINFKPEREAGKNLLAIEGLSKTVEGEKLFENLHLVINKGDKVAFVGPNELAKTTFFQILMGEVQPDSGSFEWGVTTSRAYFPKDNAEYFDTDLSLVDWLRQYSKEQDETFIRGFLGRMLFSGDEALKKANVLSGGEKVRCMLSKMMLAGANVLIMDEPTNHLDLESITALNNGLIDFEGTLLFVSHDHQFVQTIANRIIEFTPKGVIDKMMTYDEYLDSEEIKRLREEHYA, from the coding sequence ATGATAAGCACTCAGAACGTGACGCTGCGCTACGGCAAACGCGCACTGTTTGAAGATGTATCCATTAAGTTTACCCCTGGTAACTGTTACGGCCTCATCGGTGCGAACGGTGCGGGGAAATCTACGTTTCTCAAGATCCTCTCCGGAGAGATCGAACCGACGAGCGGACACGTTTCGGTGACACCAGGCGAGCGTATCGCTGTGTTGAAGCAGAACCACTTCGAGTTTGACGAGTACGATGTACTGAAAACAGTCATTATGGGTCACAAGCGCCTGTACGAGATTATGGAAGAAAAAACGGCGCTCTACATGAAAGAAGACTTCTCCGAAGAGGACGGCAACCGCGCCTCTCAACTGGAAGGCGAGTTTGAAGAGCTGAACGGCTGGATGGCGGAAGCGGATGCGGCGAGCCTTTTGATCGGTCTGGGCATCCCGACCGACCTGCACGACAAGCTGATGAAAGACCTGTCCGGTACGGAAAAAGTACGGGTACTGCTCGCGCAAGCGCTGTTTGGCAACCCGCACATCCTGCTTTTGGATGAGCCGACAAACCACTTGGATATCGAGTCGATTCGCTGGCTGGAAAACTTCCTGGCCGATTATGAAAACACCGTCATCGTCGTTTCCCATGACCGTCACTTCCTGAACAAAGTGTGTACGCACATTGCGGATATCGACTTCGGCAAAATTCAAATGTACGTAGGGAACTACGACTTCTGGTACGAATCCAGCCAGCTCGCGCTGAAGATGGTTCGTGAGCAGAACAAGAAAAAAGAAGAAAAGATGAAGGAGCTCCAGGAGTTCATCGCGCGCTTCTCCGCGAATGCTTCCAAGTCGAAGCAAGCGACCTCGCGCAAAAAGCTGTTGGAGAAAATTACGCTGGAAGACATCCGTCCGTCCAGCCGCAAATATCCGTTCATCAACTTCAAGCCGGAGCGCGAGGCGGGCAAAAACTTGCTGGCGATCGAAGGCTTGAGCAAGACCGTAGAAGGCGAAAAGCTGTTTGAAAACCTCCATCTGGTCATCAACAAAGGCGACAAGGTAGCGTTTGTCGGACCAAACGAGCTGGCGAAAACGACCTTCTTCCAAATTTTGATGGGCGAAGTACAGCCGGACAGCGGCTCTTTTGAATGGGGCGTCACCACTTCCCGCGCGTACTTCCCGAAAGACAACGCAGAGTACTTCGACACCGATTTGAGCCTCGTGGATTGGCTGCGTCAATACTCCAAGGAGCAGGACGAGACGTTTATTCGCGGATTCCTCGGCCGCATGCTGTTCTCCGGCGACGAAGCGCTGAAAAAAGCGAACGTGCTGTCCGGGGGCGAAAAAGTTCGCTGCATGCTGTCCAAAATGATGCTGGCTGGCGCCAACGTGCTGATTATGGACGAACCGACGAACCACTTGGATCTGGAATCGATCACAGCGTTGAACAACGGCTTGATCGACTTTGAAGGAACACTGCTGTTCGTCTCCCACGACCATCAGTTCGTGCAAACCATCGCCAACCGGATCATCGAGTTCACTCCTAAGGGCGTTATCGACAAGATGATGACCTACGACGAGTACCTCGACAGCGAAGAGATCAAGCGCCTGCGCGAAGAGCACTACGCGTAA
- a CDS encoding sulfate/molybdate ABC transporter ATP-binding protein — translation MSIEVVNITKTYKNFTALQNVNLHIPEGELVALLGPSGSGKTTLLRLIAGLEQSQQGRILFNGEDNTDRDVRERQVGFVFQHYALFRHMNIFDNLAFGLTVRPRKTRPSKREIHEKVHSLLRLVQLEGLAHRYPSQLSGGQRQRVALARALAVEPKFLLLDEPFGALDTKVRQELRRWLRHLHGKLGLTILFVTHDQEEAMELADRVVVMNEGRVEQVGSPEEIYHKPANPFVYSFLGRVNLFHGRIQNGRIKLGEAEFEAEHDVGEGPAVGYMRPHDVEVSLHPPKSSAATAVQAQTERITLLGPIVRLELKRLDTKEVFEAEMSRQRFLELNVVEGGTVYVTLHNVSIFVDNAPAIKPTRAYVPQQVSI, via the coding sequence ATGAGCATTGAGGTTGTCAACATTACGAAGACATACAAAAACTTTACCGCGCTGCAAAATGTCAATTTGCACATACCCGAGGGCGAGCTGGTTGCGCTCTTGGGCCCGTCCGGCTCCGGCAAGACGACCTTGCTCCGGCTGATCGCCGGACTGGAGCAGTCGCAGCAGGGGCGCATCCTGTTCAACGGCGAGGACAATACGGACCGGGACGTGCGCGAGCGCCAGGTGGGCTTTGTGTTCCAGCATTACGCCCTGTTTCGGCACATGAACATTTTCGACAACCTCGCTTTCGGTCTTACTGTCCGTCCCCGCAAAACAAGGCCGAGCAAAAGAGAGATTCACGAAAAAGTGCATTCCCTGCTCCGGCTGGTTCAATTGGAGGGGCTTGCCCATCGCTATCCTTCGCAGTTGTCCGGGGGACAGCGGCAGCGTGTCGCGCTGGCCAGAGCGCTTGCGGTGGAGCCGAAATTTTTGCTGCTGGATGAGCCGTTTGGCGCATTGGACACGAAAGTCAGGCAGGAGCTGCGGCGCTGGCTGCGCCATTTGCACGGAAAGCTCGGCTTGACGATTTTGTTTGTGACGCACGACCAGGAAGAGGCGATGGAGCTGGCAGACCGCGTCGTCGTCATGAACGAAGGCAGAGTGGAGCAGGTAGGCTCCCCCGAAGAAATTTACCACAAGCCCGCCAATCCGTTTGTCTACAGCTTCCTCGGCCGCGTCAATCTGTTCCACGGGCGGATTCAAAACGGGCGGATCAAGCTGGGGGAAGCGGAGTTCGAGGCGGAGCACGATGTCGGCGAGGGGCCAGCCGTCGGCTACATGCGTCCGCATGACGTGGAAGTGTCGCTGCATCCGCCAAAATCGTCCGCAGCGACAGCCGTTCAAGCGCAAACCGAGCGGATTACCTTGCTCGGGCCGATCGTCCGTCTGGAATTGAAGCGGCTGGATACGAAGGAAGTGTTTGAAGCGGAAATGAGCCGGCAGCGGTTTTTGGAACTGAACGTCGTCGAAGGCGGAACCGTGTACGTGACGCTGCACAACGTGTCCATTTTTGTGGACAACGCGCCAGCGATCAAGCCAACGCGGGCGTACGTCCCGCAGCAAGTGAGCATTTGA
- a CDS encoding oxidoreductase produces MDLVNGKLYWSHTFPNPPRYPAISDDLRCDVVIVGGGSSCANTGLLQFANDKLLAASIHSFGEEQGVRFFMFFW; encoded by the coding sequence ATGGATTTAGTGAATGGCAAACTGTATTGGTCGCATACTTTTCCCAACCCGCCACGCTATCCTGCCATTTCGGACGATTTGCGCTGTGATGTGGTGATCGTCGGCGGAGGCAGCAGTTGTGCCAACACAGGGCTGCTGCAGTTCGCCAATGACAAGTTGCTTGCCGCCAGCATCCATTCTTTTGGCGAGGAACAGGGCGTCCGTTTTTTTATGTTTTTTTGGTAG
- a CDS encoding sulfate ABC transporter substrate-binding protein, with the protein MNTTKGKIHSSLQRIGIVALAIALGGCSAASTGTGTSGTEAGGSAQTVELLNVSYDPTREFYQEVNAEFAQEWKAKTGQSVTIKQSHGGSGKQSRSVIDGLEADVVTLALAYDIDAIAERELIPADWQKKLPDNSSPYTSTIVFLVRKGNPKQIKDWDDLVKPGISVITPNPKTSGGARWNYLAAWGYALKKNGGDEAKAQEFVAALFKNVPVLDSGARGSTTTFVERGIGDVLIAWENEAYLAVNELGKDKFEIVNPSISILAEPPVTVVDKYAEKHKTKEVAEAYLQFLYTKKGQEIAAKHYYRPRSEEVLKAHTPAFPEIEMFTIDELFGGWTKAQQIHFSDQGVFDQLYKP; encoded by the coding sequence ATGAACACCACAAAGGGCAAGATCCATTCCAGCCTGCAACGCATCGGCATCGTCGCTTTGGCTATCGCTTTGGGCGGATGCTCCGCTGCGTCGACAGGAACGGGAACGAGCGGGACAGAGGCGGGGGGCAGCGCCCAGACTGTAGAGCTGCTCAATGTCTCCTACGACCCGACGAGAGAATTTTACCAGGAGGTTAACGCGGAATTTGCCCAGGAGTGGAAGGCAAAAACCGGACAATCGGTCACGATCAAGCAGTCTCACGGTGGTTCCGGCAAGCAGTCCCGCTCCGTCATCGACGGTCTGGAGGCGGATGTCGTCACATTGGCGCTCGCCTACGACATCGACGCCATTGCCGAGCGCGAGCTGATCCCGGCCGACTGGCAAAAGAAGCTTCCGGACAACAGCTCGCCGTACACCTCGACCATCGTTTTTCTGGTGCGCAAAGGTAATCCCAAGCAGATCAAGGATTGGGACGATCTGGTCAAACCGGGCATCTCGGTCATCACGCCGAATCCGAAAACGTCCGGGGGAGCCAGATGGAACTACCTCGCTGCCTGGGGCTATGCGCTCAAGAAAAACGGGGGCGACGAGGCGAAAGCACAGGAGTTCGTGGCAGCGCTGTTCAAAAATGTCCCGGTGCTCGATTCGGGCGCGCGCGGATCGACGACTACTTTTGTCGAGCGCGGCATTGGCGACGTGCTGATCGCCTGGGAAAACGAAGCGTATCTCGCGGTGAACGAGCTGGGCAAAGACAAATTCGAGATCGTCAATCCGTCTATCAGCATTTTGGCGGAGCCGCCTGTCACCGTCGTCGACAAGTACGCGGAAAAGCACAAGACTAAGGAAGTCGCCGAAGCGTACCTGCAATTCCTCTACACGAAAAAAGGCCAGGAAATCGCGGCGAAGCACTACTACCGTCCGCGCTCCGAAGAGGTGCTCAAGGCACATACACCTGCGTTTCCTGAAATCGAAATGTTCACAATAGACGAACTGTTCGGCGGTTGGACGAAGGCGCAGCAAATCCATTTCTCCGACCAGGGCGTCTTCGATCAGCTTTACAAACCGTAA
- the cysT gene encoding sulfate ABC transporter permease subunit CysT → MRKLFSRRGFLPGFGITMGYTIVYLSLLVLIPLSVLFLKASTLSWEQFVGTILDTRVLASIRVSILTSFFAACVNAVFGVLVAWVLTRYQFAGKRIIDGIVDLPFALPTAVGGIALTSIYAENGWIGQYLAEWGIKVAYTPIGIWVALTFIGLPFVVRTVQPVLQDWDLQMEEAAATLGATRFRTFTRVILPHLLPAIITGFALAFARALGEYGSVVFISGNMPLKTEIVPLLIMTKLEQFDYAGATAIATVMLVASFVMLLIINYMQWRINKFDAAR, encoded by the coding sequence ATGAGAAAACTATTTTCGCGCAGGGGGTTTTTGCCGGGCTTCGGGATCACGATGGGCTACACCATTGTTTACTTGAGCCTCTTGGTGCTGATCCCCCTGTCCGTCCTGTTTTTAAAAGCTTCCACCTTGAGCTGGGAGCAGTTCGTAGGCACGATTCTCGATACGCGCGTGCTCGCCTCGATACGCGTCAGCATTCTCACTTCCTTTTTTGCCGCCTGTGTCAATGCGGTATTCGGCGTGCTGGTCGCTTGGGTGTTGACCCGCTACCAGTTTGCCGGAAAACGTATTATTGACGGCATTGTCGATCTTCCGTTTGCCTTGCCGACAGCGGTAGGCGGGATTGCGCTCACCTCGATCTACGCCGAAAACGGGTGGATCGGGCAGTATTTGGCGGAGTGGGGGATCAAAGTGGCGTACACGCCGATCGGCATTTGGGTGGCGTTGACGTTTATCGGTCTTCCGTTTGTCGTGCGGACGGTGCAGCCTGTTTTGCAGGACTGGGATTTGCAGATGGAGGAAGCAGCCGCGACGCTGGGGGCGACACGCTTTCGCACGTTTACCCGCGTCATCTTGCCCCATTTGCTCCCGGCGATCATCACCGGCTTTGCCCTCGCTTTTGCCCGAGCGCTCGGCGAGTACGGTTCTGTCGTCTTTATTTCCGGCAATATGCCGCTCAAGACAGAAATTGTGCCGCTGCTCATCATGACAAAGCTGGAGCAGTTCGACTACGCGGGCGCGACGGCGATCGCGACGGTCATGCTCGTCGCCTCGTTTGTCATGTTGCTGATAATTAACTACATGCAATGGAGGATTAACAAATTCGATGCGGCACGATAG
- the dut gene encoding dUTP diphosphatase codes for MNTTNERLVAQVKLKKLHPDAVIPQYARAMDAGFDLVAVEDTIIAPGESAKIPTGLAFALPEGFELQVRPRSGIGAKTKLRLSNAPGTVDAGYRGEVCVLMDNIRIPSGKLGKVCLDAGEKQVEVAEEVDAHSYFIKKGDRIAQGVIGLVPVARFEVVDELDETERGAGGFGSSGING; via the coding sequence ATGAATACGACAAATGAGCGCCTGGTTGCCCAGGTGAAACTTAAAAAACTGCACCCGGATGCCGTCATTCCGCAATACGCGCGCGCGATGGACGCCGGATTCGATCTGGTAGCGGTAGAAGATACGATTATCGCTCCGGGGGAGTCTGCCAAAATTCCGACCGGACTGGCTTTTGCCTTGCCGGAAGGGTTCGAGCTGCAAGTGCGCCCGCGTTCCGGGATAGGCGCGAAGACAAAGCTGCGCCTGTCGAATGCGCCGGGGACGGTCGATGCGGGGTATCGCGGAGAGGTGTGCGTGTTGATGGACAACATCCGCATTCCTTCTGGCAAGCTCGGCAAAGTGTGTCTGGATGCAGGCGAAAAACAGGTGGAGGTGGCTGAGGAAGTCGACGCGCACAGCTACTTCATTAAAAAAGGCGACCGGATCGCGCAAGGTGTGATCGGTCTGGTGCCTGTCGCCCGCTTCGAGGTTGTCGACGAGTTGGATGAGACGGAAAGAGGAGCGGGAGGCTTCGGCAGCAGCGGGATCAACGGCTAG
- a CDS encoding DUF3846 domain-containing protein → MITVYVKRPHEQAEKLDIADTSSLSDLVDGDFEVVADDHLEGISLIVNEDGRGVLGNNFPITSDGYLDWVYGPCVFVKADGRSLTEEDISRIDRFLAAKV, encoded by the coding sequence GTGATTACCGTCTATGTAAAACGTCCGCATGAACAGGCGGAAAAGCTCGACATTGCCGATACCAGCTCCTTGAGCGACCTGGTGGACGGCGACTTTGAAGTGGTGGCCGACGATCATCTGGAAGGAATTTCCTTGATCGTGAATGAAGATGGGCGCGGCGTGTTGGGGAACAACTTCCCGATCACCTCGGACGGCTATTTGGACTGGGTCTACGGTCCGTGCGTGTTCGTCAAAGCCGACGGCCGTTCGCTCACGGAGGAGGACATCAGCCGGATCGACCGCTTCCTTGCGGCCAAAGTGTAA
- a CDS encoding amidase family protein, producing MEEGKTTSRELTLSFLERIAAYDKQGPYINAISEINPDALFIAEALDRERAVSGSRGPLHGIPVLIKDNIATKDNMHTTAGSLALADSYAAADSFVAARLREAGAVILGKTNLTEWANFMADLMPNGYSSRGGQVRNPYGPGTFDVGGSSSGSGASIAAGFAVAAVGTETSGSILHPAEKNSLVGIKPTVGLISRRGIIPISHSQDTAGPMTRSVTDAAILLGALAGVDPKDPATEKSVGIAQRDYLPFLDANGLQGARIGVVRSRFLAKCSEEEVALYEAALSQLREAGATLIDPVRIPTEDAEWSSHVLMHEFKAGIQAYLKNFAPTYPLRTLKDIIAFNREHEARALRYGQDILEQSEETSGTLTEPAYLRQRLYDLEMSQRQGIDAAVSEHALDALLFPGSTGYAIPAKAGYPSITVPAGYTSEGKPFGITLTGLAFTESVLLRLAYAYEQATLLRVPPVLSDKA from the coding sequence ATGGAAGAAGGAAAAACCACCTCGAGGGAGCTGACGCTTTCCTTTTTGGAGCGAATCGCGGCCTACGACAAACAGGGGCCTTATATCAACGCGATCAGCGAAATCAATCCGGACGCCCTGTTCATTGCCGAAGCACTCGACCGGGAGCGCGCCGTCTCGGGCAGTCGCGGCCCGCTGCACGGCATCCCCGTTCTCATCAAGGACAACATCGCGACCAAAGACAATATGCACACGACAGCCGGCTCGCTGGCACTGGCCGATTCCTACGCGGCGGCCGACTCCTTTGTCGCGGCGCGGCTGCGGGAAGCGGGAGCCGTCATTTTGGGCAAAACCAACCTGACCGAGTGGGCGAACTTCATGGCCGACCTGATGCCAAACGGCTACAGCTCGCGCGGCGGACAAGTCCGCAATCCGTACGGCCCCGGCACGTTTGATGTAGGCGGCTCCAGTTCAGGCTCGGGGGCAAGCATTGCAGCAGGCTTCGCCGTCGCGGCGGTCGGAACGGAAACATCCGGCTCCATCCTGCACCCTGCGGAAAAAAATTCGCTGGTCGGGATCAAACCAACGGTCGGCCTCATTAGCCGCCGCGGCATTATTCCGATTTCCCACAGCCAGGACACGGCCGGGCCGATGACCAGAAGCGTCACCGACGCAGCGATTTTGCTGGGCGCTCTCGCAGGAGTCGATCCCAAAGACCCGGCGACGGAAAAAAGCGTTGGCATCGCGCAGCGCGATTACCTCCCCTTCCTCGATGCGAACGGTCTGCAAGGCGCGCGAATTGGCGTCGTCCGCTCCCGCTTTCTGGCAAAATGCTCTGAGGAAGAAGTCGCGCTTTACGAAGCGGCTCTTTCGCAACTGCGAGAGGCTGGCGCGACGCTGATTGATCCTGTCCGCATCCCGACAGAAGACGCGGAGTGGAGCTCCCACGTTTTGATGCACGAGTTTAAAGCAGGCATCCAGGCGTATTTGAAAAACTTTGCGCCAACCTATCCGCTTCGCACCTTGAAGGACATTATCGCCTTTAATCGCGAGCACGAAGCAAGAGCGCTTCGCTACGGACAAGACATTCTGGAGCAGTCGGAAGAGACGAGCGGCACGTTGACCGAGCCGGCCTATTTGCGCCAGCGGCTGTACGATCTCGAAATGTCGCAGCGCCAAGGGATTGATGCCGCCGTCAGCGAACACGCGCTGGACGCCCTGCTCTTCCCCGGCAGCACAGGCTACGCCATTCCTGCCAAAGCGGGCTATCCGTCCATTACAGTACCTGCGGGCTACACGTCGGAAGGAAAGCCTTTCGGGATCACGCTGACCGGACTGGCCTTCACCGAGTCGGTGCTGCTTCGTCTGGCTTACGCTTACGAGCAAGCAACGTTGCTGCGCGTGCCACCCGTATTGTCGGACAAGGCCTGA
- a CDS encoding rhodanese-related sulfurtransferase has product MQVQKPYRILLYYKYTPVDNYEEYAAEHLQFCKEIGLKGRIIVAPEGINGTVSGTIEQTDAYMEYVRKDPRFADMWFKIDEADGHAFKKMFVRAKKELVTWRLEKDVDPNVKTGKYLSPKEFYEMMQQEDVVILDGRNYYEYDLGHFRGAIRPEVDSSREFPEWIAKNMSQFKDKKVLTYCTGGIRCEKLTGVLLEQGFKDVYQLHGGIVTYGKDPEVKGRLWDGKCYVFDERISVPINHTEEDVVIGRCYYCGTVEDRYVNCANPFCNKQHFCCPECEQKYKRSCSDECREHPRNRFVEEEKAKLQAAGANA; this is encoded by the coding sequence TTGCAAGTACAAAAACCATACCGTATTTTGCTTTACTACAAGTACACTCCAGTGGACAACTATGAGGAGTATGCTGCTGAACACTTGCAATTTTGCAAGGAGATTGGACTGAAGGGACGGATTATCGTCGCTCCCGAGGGCATCAACGGAACCGTATCCGGCACCATCGAGCAGACAGACGCCTACATGGAGTATGTGAGAAAAGACCCGCGTTTTGCCGACATGTGGTTTAAAATAGATGAGGCGGACGGGCACGCGTTCAAAAAAATGTTCGTTCGCGCGAAAAAAGAGCTGGTGACCTGGCGCCTGGAAAAAGATGTCGACCCGAACGTCAAAACAGGAAAATACTTGAGCCCGAAAGAATTTTACGAAATGATGCAGCAAGAGGACGTCGTGATCCTCGACGGCCGCAACTACTATGAATACGACCTCGGTCACTTCCGCGGCGCGATCCGTCCGGAAGTCGATTCCTCCCGCGAGTTTCCTGAGTGGATCGCGAAAAACATGAGCCAGTTCAAGGACAAAAAAGTCCTCACCTACTGCACAGGCGGCATTCGCTGCGAAAAGCTGACCGGCGTGCTGCTGGAACAAGGCTTTAAAGATGTGTACCAGCTCCACGGCGGAATCGTCACCTACGGAAAAGATCCGGAAGTAAAAGGCCGCCTGTGGGACGGAAAATGCTACGTGTTCGACGAGCGCATCTCCGTACCGATCAACCACACCGAAGAAGACGTGGTGATCGGCCGCTGCTACTACTGCGGTACTGTCGAAGACCGCTACGTGAACTGCGCCAATCCTTTCTGCAACAAGCAGCACTTCTGCTGCCCGGAATGCGAGCAAAAATACAAGCGTTCCTGCTCCGACGAATGCCGCGAGCATCCGCGCAACCGCTTCGTCGAAGAAGAAAAAGCGAAGCTGCAAGCTGCCGGAGCGAACGCATAA
- the cysW gene encoding sulfate ABC transporter permease subunit CysW, whose protein sequence is MKHVTEPAYVRWSLIAVAFLFLGLFLILPLIAVFTEAFKQGADVFFAAISDPETLSAVKLTLLVAAISVPLNVTFGIAAAWAIAKFSFRGKNVLLTLIDLPFAVSPVIAGLIFVLLFGSQGIAAPWLAALDLKIIFAVPGIVLATTFVTFPFVARELIPVMEAQGKDEEEAAVSLGASGWKTFWRVTMPNVKWGILYGVILCNARAMGEFGAVSVVSGHIRGMTNTLPLHVEILYNEYQFAAAFAVATLLAVLALVTLVLKSVIEWKTERQSEGEEEHHFDVSGERAG, encoded by the coding sequence ATGAAGCATGTAACAGAGCCAGCCTACGTGCGCTGGAGCTTGATCGCAGTTGCTTTTCTGTTTCTCGGCCTGTTTCTCATCCTGCCGCTGATTGCCGTGTTCACCGAGGCGTTCAAGCAAGGGGCAGACGTGTTTTTCGCCGCCATTTCCGACCCGGAAACGCTGTCGGCGGTCAAACTGACGCTATTGGTCGCCGCGATCAGCGTGCCGTTGAACGTCACGTTTGGCATCGCTGCCGCGTGGGCGATCGCGAAGTTTTCGTTTCGCGGCAAAAATGTGCTGCTGACCCTGATTGACTTGCCGTTTGCGGTGTCGCCTGTCATCGCCGGGCTGATTTTCGTTCTTCTGTTCGGCAGCCAGGGAATTGCAGCGCCGTGGCTGGCTGCGCTTGACCTGAAAATCATCTTCGCCGTGCCGGGCATCGTGCTGGCGACGACTTTTGTGACGTTTCCGTTTGTCGCCCGCGAGCTGATTCCCGTGATGGAGGCGCAGGGCAAGGACGAAGAGGAAGCGGCCGTGTCGCTCGGGGCGAGCGGCTGGAAAACGTTTTGGCGCGTCACGATGCCGAATGTGAAGTGGGGCATTTTGTACGGCGTCATTCTCTGCAATGCCCGGGCGATGGGCGAATTTGGCGCTGTCTCGGTCGTTTCCGGCCATATTCGCGGCATGACCAACACGCTGCCTTTGCACGTGGAGATTTTGTACAACGAATACCAGTTCGCTGCGGCTTTCGCGGTCGCGACGCTTCTCGCTGTGTTGGCACTGGTTACGCTCGTTTTGAAAAGCGTGATTGAGTGGAAAACGGAGCGACAGTCCGAGGGGGAAGAGGAACATCACTTTGACGTGTCAGGAGAGAGGGCAGGATGA
- a CDS encoding HAD family hydrolase, with protein MTIQAVLFDLDGTLLDRDTSLLRFVHDQYERIGALQLVQKDVFCERFIELDQHGYVWKDKVYEQLVAEFAIPDLDASFLLQDYISQFPQHCIAFPHLHETLGQLQQQGIKLGLISNGFGQFQYANLQALGIAHFFEAVLISEWEGLRKPDPAIFQRALSKLRVPPEQAIYVGDHPENDVRASRAVGMKAVWKRSDQFAAAAEADAVIADLAEVIGIALPAVQLRRQASRDLDFI; from the coding sequence ATGACGATTCAGGCTGTGCTTTTTGATTTGGACGGCACTTTGCTGGACCGCGACACGTCTCTTCTGCGATTCGTACACGATCAGTACGAGCGAATTGGCGCGCTGCAGCTTGTCCAAAAGGATGTCTTTTGCGAGCGTTTTATCGAGCTGGACCAGCACGGGTATGTATGGAAAGACAAAGTGTACGAGCAGCTTGTCGCGGAGTTCGCCATTCCCGATCTGGACGCTTCGTTTTTGCTGCAAGACTATATCAGCCAGTTTCCGCAACATTGCATTGCTTTTCCTCATCTGCACGAGACGCTTGGACAACTGCAACAGCAGGGCATCAAGCTCGGGCTGATCTCAAACGGGTTTGGACAGTTCCAGTACGCCAATTTGCAGGCGCTCGGCATCGCGCATTTTTTCGAGGCGGTACTGATTTCGGAATGGGAAGGATTGCGCAAGCCCGACCCGGCGATTTTTCAACGGGCGCTATCCAAGCTGCGCGTACCGCCGGAGCAAGCGATATACGTGGGCGATCATCCGGAAAACGACGTGCGTGCCAGCCGAGCCGTCGGGATGAAAGCGGTCTGGAAACGCAGCGATCAGTTTGCTGCGGCTGCCGAGGCGGACGCCGTCATTGCCGATCTGGCGGAAGTGATCGGAATCGCGCTCCCGGCTGTTCAGCTTCGGCGGCAGGCGAGCCGGGACCTGGACTTTATTTGA